A single genomic interval of Notolabrus celidotus isolate fNotCel1 chromosome 13, fNotCel1.pri, whole genome shotgun sequence harbors:
- the fbxo16 gene encoding F-box only protein 16: MPIQPRSSAHNAKMKTALSTWTPLNHPLSNSKVFDERRNLLAKWFVRWSDSQRRAVLQDFIMSCSKNQLMFLSLSVSRRLPLQAADFTCLLPRALSLYLFSFLDPRSLCRCAQVSWHWKTIMELDQLWMPKCVRLGWCINFSPTPFEQGVWKRHYIHTVQELRLKYLQTAFYQQQLIHVHAPHVSDIRHEDSMQHPESSSLHLRGISRKKQQSAPPPWRDSDRYPKDTLRFNYLDNMDPTERALDVQMKIRASTNTGRPTDVSKRSISETNYKLRKAKSMMFLNSNSRPQHPLPPPPPPPPPPPPHETKSRPSWAACLHDHPVTKETTKSMVDLAQWNAGICPRPVRTVVPRLSVEALRASQRSHRSVPSEPLFQTWTVPTSHIQDTR; the protein is encoded by the exons ATGCCAATTCAACCAAGGTCCTCTGCACACAACGCCAAGATGAAGACTGCACTGAGTACCTGGACTCCTCTGAACCACCCGCTGTCCAACAGCAAG GTGTTTGACGAAAGGAGAAACCTTCTGGCAAAGTGG TTTGTCAGGTGGTCTGACAGCCAGAGGAGGGCGGTGCTGCAGGACTTCATAATGAGCTGCTCCAAAAATCAGCTGATGTTCCTGAGCCTCAGTGTGAGCAGACGGCTCCCCCTGCAGGCCGCAGACTTCACCTGCCTGCTTCCCAGAGCCCTCAGCCTCTACCTCTTCTCCTTCCTCGACCCACGCAGTCTCTGTCGTTGTGCccag GTGAGCTGGCACTGGAAGACCATCATGGAACTGGACCAGCTGTGGATGCCAAAGTGTGTGAGGCTTGGGTGGTGCATCAACTTCTCCCCCACACCGTTTGAGCAGGGCGTCTGGAAGAGACACTACATCCACACTGTGCAGGAGCTGCGACTCAAATACCTGCAG ACTGCCTTTTACCAGCAGCAGTTGATCCATGTACATGCTCCACATGTATCAGACATCAGACATGAAGACAGTATGCAGCATCCAGAATCCAGCTCCCTGCATCTCAGAGGCATCTCCAGGAAGAAGCAGCAGTCTGCACCTCCACCATGGAGAGACTCTGACAGATATCCCAAAGACACACTACGCTTCAACTACCTGGACAACATGGATCCCACTGAACGAGCACTCGATGT ACAAATGAAAATCCGAGCCTCCACAAACACGGGGAGGCCTACCGATGTGAGCAAGAGATCGATCTCTGAGACAAACTACAAACTACGTAAAGCCAAATCAATG ATGTTCCTTAACTCTAACAGCAGACCCCAACatcctctcccccctcctcctcctcctcctcctcctcctcctccccatgAGACTAAATCTCGACCGTCTTGGGCAGCTTGCCTTCATGACCACCCAGTCACCAAGGAGACCACCAAGAGCATGGTGGACCTGGCCCAGTGGAATGCTGGGATATGTCCCCGGCCTGTGAGGACAGTGGTGCCTCGTCTGAGTGTGGAGGCGCTCAGGGCTTCCCAGCGCTCTCACCGGAGTGTTCCCA GTGAACCGCTGTTTCAGACATGGACTGTGCCGACCTCACACATTCAAGATACACGGTGA